A single region of the Paraburkholderia megapolitana genome encodes:
- a CDS encoding HAF repeat-containing protein, with translation MQTACKPMIHVHYVHRTLTAFILLTIAAFQPAAAHQNYTIKDLGTLPGSDLSTAGPINERGQTVGYSILANGEQHATLYEHGKVIDLGLFDGGTSAGAYGINERGQAVGYAFIATEYPHAALFDKGAVTDLGLLPGGDNSTAYGINNRGAAVGYSFDSTRASHAVLFEKGVVTNLGTLPGGFYSSANSINDRGQIVGWSTTSDNNQHAFLFDKGVMTNLGALPGGNSSAAYAINNRGQVVGSSSTAGGNDHAFLYEKGVMIDLGTLPGGNSSTAHSINERGQIVGSSSIASGNSHAFLYERGVMTDLGTLPGGDGSNASGINDLGEISGSSATAYSPSHAVLWSTERR, from the coding sequence GTGCAAACCGCATGCAAGCCAATGATCCATGTGCATTACGTTCACCGCACGCTAACTGCTTTCATTCTGCTCACAATCGCTGCATTCCAGCCAGCCGCAGCCCATCAGAATTACACGATCAAGGATCTCGGCACACTGCCCGGTAGCGACCTCAGCACCGCTGGCCCCATCAACGAGCGCGGCCAGACGGTCGGTTACTCGATTCTCGCAAACGGGGAGCAGCACGCCACGTTGTACGAACACGGCAAGGTGATCGACCTCGGCCTGTTCGATGGCGGTACCAGCGCCGGCGCCTACGGGATCAACGAGCGTGGTCAGGCGGTCGGCTACGCGTTCATCGCAACGGAGTACCCGCACGCGGCGCTGTTCGACAAAGGTGCCGTGACCGACCTTGGCCTGCTGCCCGGAGGCGACAACAGTACCGCTTACGGCATCAACAATCGCGGCGCGGCCGTCGGCTATTCGTTCGATTCAACCCGGGCGTCGCACGCCGTTCTGTTCGAGAAAGGTGTGGTGACCAATCTGGGCACGCTTCCCGGTGGCTTCTACAGCTCGGCTAACTCGATCAACGATCGCGGCCAGATAGTCGGCTGGTCGACGACAAGCGACAACAACCAGCACGCGTTTCTATTCGACAAGGGCGTGATGACCAACCTGGGCGCATTGCCCGGCGGTAACAGCAGTGCCGCTTACGCGATCAACAATCGAGGTCAGGTGGTTGGTTCGTCGTCTACTGCTGGCGGCAACGACCACGCGTTTCTGTACGAGAAGGGCGTGATGATCGACCTCGGCACGCTACCCGGCGGCAACAGCAGTACGGCTCACTCGATCAACGAGCGCGGTCAGATAGTCGGATCGTCGTCCATCGCCAGTGGAAACTCGCACGCGTTTCTGTACGAGAGAGGCGTGATGACCGATCTGGGCACGCTGCCTGGTGGCGACGGAAGTAACGCTAGCGGGATCAACGATCTTGGCGAGATCTCGGGTTCGTCTGCAACGGCTTACTCGCCGTCGCATGCTGTTCTCTGGTCGACGGAGCGCCGATAA
- a CDS encoding efflux transporter outer membrane subunit has protein sequence MPAVVEPATWQGDAAQTMSLDKDWWRQFGDPVLTALVEKALANNSDIGKAVGRVREARADARIARAALLPTLNAGFDNAGRSQIVSPFGTPLLLNTAQWELDAAWEVDLFGRLADQRAAARDAYLASAAARDATRLSVASSTASSYITLLSLDAQLKIAEATLTARANSLRLAKTEFANGYSSRLELQQAQSEYDSTAQLIPQTKLAITRAENSLSVLIDDLPGDIPRGGVLDKLTEPVIPQTLPSGLLRRRPDVAAAEYQLAAADKFLAAARKNFLPQFNLAASFGRSFGTEQIYPFNIWSIGGSILAPLFEGGKLTALADKAGAQRDQAAFAYRGTALTAISEAEKALAAVQRLDEQLVLAIAQRDSLSEQLRIATNRYREGYAGYLDQLDAQRNLLSAELGVVQLRADTLAARVTLYQAMGGGWSVEMIGKADAD, from the coding sequence GTGCCCGCCGTCGTCGAACCGGCGACATGGCAAGGCGATGCCGCGCAGACGATGTCGCTGGACAAAGACTGGTGGCGACAATTCGGCGATCCGGTATTGACCGCTCTCGTCGAGAAAGCGCTCGCCAACAATAGCGACATCGGCAAGGCAGTCGGCCGCGTGCGCGAAGCGCGCGCAGACGCAAGAATCGCGCGTGCCGCGTTGCTGCCGACACTCAACGCCGGCTTCGACAACGCCGGGCGCTCGCAGATCGTCAGTCCGTTTGGTACGCCGCTCCTGCTCAACACCGCGCAGTGGGAGCTCGACGCTGCGTGGGAGGTGGATCTGTTCGGCCGGCTGGCGGATCAACGCGCCGCCGCGCGTGACGCGTACCTCGCCAGCGCGGCAGCACGCGATGCCACGCGACTGTCGGTCGCGAGTTCGACGGCGAGCAGCTATATCACGCTGCTAAGCCTCGACGCACAGTTGAAAATTGCCGAGGCCACGCTAACCGCGCGCGCGAATTCGCTGCGCCTCGCCAAAACGGAATTCGCGAACGGCTATTCGTCGCGGCTGGAATTGCAGCAGGCGCAGTCGGAATACGATTCGACTGCGCAGCTGATCCCGCAGACCAAGCTCGCGATCACGCGCGCCGAAAATTCGTTGAGCGTGCTCATCGACGATCTCCCCGGCGATATCCCACGCGGCGGCGTGCTCGACAAGCTGACCGAGCCTGTCATTCCGCAGACCTTGCCATCCGGATTATTAAGGCGGCGCCCCGACGTCGCAGCAGCCGAATATCAGCTCGCCGCCGCGGACAAATTTCTCGCCGCGGCGCGCAAGAACTTCCTGCCGCAGTTCAATCTGGCGGCCTCGTTTGGTCGCTCCTTTGGTACCGAGCAGATTTACCCATTCAACATCTGGTCGATAGGCGGGAGCATTCTTGCGCCGCTGTTCGAAGGCGGCAAGCTGACTGCGCTCGCCGACAAGGCCGGTGCGCAGCGCGATCAGGCCGCCTTCGCCTATCGCGGCACGGCGTTGACTGCGATCAGCGAGGCCGAGAAAGCGCTGGCAGCAGTTCAGCGTCTGGATGAGCAACTGGTGCTGGCCATCGCCCAACGCGACTCCCTGTCTGAGCAGTTGCGGATCGCCACCAATCGCTATCGAGAGGGCTATGCGGGCTATCTGGATCAGCTCGACGCGCAACGCAATCTGCTCTCTGCGGAACTCGGTGTGGTGCAGCTTCGTGCCGATACGCTTGCGGCGCGCGTGACGCTGTATCAAGCGATGGGTGGTGGGTGGAGCGTCGAGATGATCGGTAAGGCGGATGCGGACTAG
- a CDS encoding HlyD family secretion protein: MNEPKKELPASNAQTQPAAPPAAAAEPSGWHPPKKSLLTIIIIVVLALCAIGVVLRAWRLPPFAGPVEDTDNAYVRGFVTTISSQVSGYVTSVPVDDFLEVKAGQILVTVDDRIYAARVAQAQANLEAQQAAFDNSAQSQRSRELATRSQDANIAAARAQQVRAEADMRRADALVKDGSLSKREYDQTRATLLAAQAALQQAVAGRSIGTEDVRTVLVARPGLKAAIDSAKAALRSAQVDLENTVIRAPVDGQLSEVGVRNGDYVTAGTQMMSLVPHFVWIVANYKEAQTHRMRPGQPVTFRVDALGDAKLHGHVERISPATGSEFAAIKPDNATGNFVKVAQRIAIRISVDPGQELAKRLRPGMSVETAVDTRDGDK, translated from the coding sequence ATGAACGAGCCTAAGAAAGAACTGCCGGCAAGCAACGCTCAGACGCAACCTGCTGCCCCTCCCGCTGCGGCGGCCGAGCCCAGCGGCTGGCATCCGCCGAAGAAAAGCCTGCTGACGATCATCATCATCGTAGTGCTCGCGCTGTGTGCGATCGGCGTGGTCCTGCGCGCGTGGCGTCTGCCGCCCTTTGCCGGGCCTGTCGAGGATACCGACAACGCCTATGTGCGTGGGTTCGTGACGACCATCAGTTCGCAGGTGAGCGGCTATGTCACGAGCGTGCCGGTCGACGATTTCCTCGAAGTGAAGGCCGGCCAGATTCTCGTCACCGTCGACGACCGCATCTATGCGGCGAGAGTCGCGCAAGCCCAGGCCAATCTTGAGGCGCAGCAGGCGGCATTCGATAATTCCGCGCAATCGCAACGCTCTCGCGAACTGGCGACACGCAGCCAGGACGCGAACATTGCCGCCGCGCGTGCACAGCAGGTCCGCGCCGAAGCCGACATGCGCCGCGCAGATGCACTCGTCAAGGATGGATCGCTTTCGAAACGCGAGTACGACCAGACGCGCGCCACATTGCTCGCGGCGCAGGCCGCGCTGCAACAGGCCGTCGCGGGCCGTTCGATCGGTACCGAAGACGTGCGCACCGTGCTGGTCGCGCGTCCGGGATTGAAGGCAGCGATCGATTCCGCCAAGGCGGCCCTGCGCAGCGCACAGGTCGATCTCGAGAACACCGTGATTCGCGCGCCCGTCGATGGACAACTTTCCGAAGTCGGAGTGCGCAACGGCGATTACGTCACGGCGGGCACGCAGATGATGTCGCTGGTCCCGCACTTTGTATGGATCGTGGCCAATTACAAGGAAGCGCAGACACATCGCATGCGCCCCGGCCAGCCCGTGACGTTCCGCGTCGATGCGCTCGGCGACGCGAAGCTGCATGGTCATGTCGAAAGAATCTCGCCGGCAACGGGATCGGAGTTCGCGGCGATCAAACCCGACAACGCGACCGGCAATTTCGTCAAGGTCGCGCAGCGCATTGCCATCCGCATCAGCGTCGATCCGGGACAGGAACTGGCGAAGCGGCTACGACCCGGCATGTCGGTCGAAACCGCGGTCGACACGCGCGATGGTGACAAATGA
- a CDS encoding MFS transporter, with product MDNAPRFEEESDYTLKPHERPLVLGGPASPDHPAGRRYAYFAIGCLICITQGLGNGLVSVNLNYAQGTLGLYSDEATWLTAAYFMVYATSNLILVKFRQQFGLRRFVISLLVTYVVFAMLHVFTRGFASAVVVRAVSAISAAGLSSTGIYYMMQSFPGPKKMLGMLIGISVPQLATPLARVLSPGLLETGNWHRLNWFELGMALATLAAVMALPLPPSERRKVFEPADFLTLAVLGTGLALFVAIFSEGRIEWWTERVWLGWALVGSIALITAGLIIEHFRANPLINTRWLGTREVARIMLIAAAIRILLSEQTFGSVGLLTLFGMLNDQMITLNTIILVASIAGIVFSALTLDPKNPGKPIAVAAVLIAIGAFMDAGATNLSRPENFYLSQGLIGFASLLFLGRAMVIGAARMVVGGSQNYLVSFIVVFNISQSVGGVVGSTLLGTFQTIRERFHSNELVQSIVMSNPVVAAQMHAGAGQLSQRVAREANILAYNDVFLLVGVLASMTVLWGVVIQWSMWRRREVSPLILLQQQVMKAQQAQANRKSPE from the coding sequence ATGGACAACGCTCCCCGCTTCGAAGAAGAAAGCGACTACACATTAAAGCCGCATGAGCGGCCGTTGGTACTGGGCGGCCCTGCCAGCCCCGATCATCCGGCGGGAAGACGCTATGCCTACTTCGCAATCGGCTGCCTGATCTGCATCACCCAAGGCCTCGGCAACGGGCTGGTGTCGGTGAACCTGAATTACGCGCAGGGCACGCTCGGCCTCTACAGCGATGAAGCGACCTGGCTCACCGCCGCCTATTTCATGGTCTATGCGACCTCCAACCTGATCCTCGTGAAATTTCGCCAGCAGTTCGGTCTGCGGCGCTTCGTCATCTCCCTGCTCGTCACCTACGTCGTGTTCGCGATGCTGCATGTGTTCACGCGGGGATTCGCCTCGGCGGTGGTGGTGCGGGCCGTCAGCGCGATTTCCGCAGCGGGCCTTTCGTCGACGGGCATTTACTACATGATGCAGTCGTTCCCAGGGCCCAAGAAGATGCTCGGGATGCTGATCGGCATCAGCGTGCCCCAACTGGCGACACCGCTCGCGCGCGTCCTGTCGCCCGGGCTGCTGGAAACAGGCAACTGGCATCGGCTCAACTGGTTCGAACTGGGCATGGCGCTGGCGACGCTGGCAGCCGTGATGGCCCTGCCCTTGCCGCCCAGCGAGCGCCGCAAGGTCTTCGAGCCGGCCGACTTTCTGACTCTCGCCGTGCTGGGGACAGGACTCGCACTATTCGTGGCGATATTCTCCGAAGGCCGGATCGAATGGTGGACGGAGCGCGTCTGGTTGGGCTGGGCGCTCGTCGGCAGCATCGCCCTGATCACCGCGGGCCTGATCATCGAACACTTTCGCGCCAATCCACTGATCAATACGCGCTGGCTGGGTACCCGCGAAGTCGCCCGCATCATGCTGATCGCGGCGGCGATCCGCATTCTGCTCTCGGAGCAAACCTTTGGCTCGGTCGGTCTGCTCACGCTGTTCGGCATGCTCAACGACCAGATGATCACGCTCAATACGATCATCCTCGTGGCATCGATCGCCGGCATCGTCTTTAGCGCGCTGACGCTCGATCCAAAGAATCCCGGCAAACCGATCGCGGTTGCAGCCGTGCTGATTGCGATTGGCGCCTTCATGGATGCGGGCGCAACCAACCTGTCGCGGCCGGAGAATTTCTATCTCAGCCAGGGGTTGATCGGCTTCGCCTCGCTGCTGTTCCTCGGGCGCGCAATGGTGATCGGCGCCGCGCGCATGGTCGTGGGCGGCAGCCAGAATTATCTGGTGAGCTTCATCGTCGTGTTCAACATCAGCCAGAGCGTAGGGGGCGTTGTCGGCAGTACCTTGCTGGGCACGTTTCAGACGATTCGCGAACGGTTTCATTCGAACGAACTCGTTCAGTCAATCGTCATGAGCAATCCGGTGGTCGCCGCGCAGATGCACGCGGGTGCGGGGCAACTGTCGCAACGCGTGGCGCGCGAAGCCAATATTCTGGCCTACAACGACGTTTTCTTGCTGGTAGGTGTGCTGGCCAGCATGACTGTTCTTTGGGGTGTGGTAATCCAGTGGTCGATGTGGCGACGTCGCGAGGTCTCGCCGCTCATCCTTCTCCAGCAGCAAGTGATGAAAGCACAACAGGCGCAAGCTAACAGGAAGAGCCCGGAATGA